CCCTTTCTAGCATCTGGATCGTGATTGATCCATTTAAGTACAAGCTCCCATACCGTCTCTTCGCTCTTTACGTTTAACTCGTCGGCGCCTATCAATCTCGAGAGCTCTTCGATCGGTAAATCAAGTATCTCATTGCTTTTCTGAGCTACCTGAGCCGAAGATATACGTTTAGGAAAGAGCTTTTATAaagtttcttcgatcgttcgtacCTGAACGAAATGTCTCATGACGTAACGATATGCATCGTTTTCCAAACCCTTGCAAAAGTGTTCCCGGGCGAATCTCATTATACCGATACAATTCTCCGGTGCTAAATTTTGTCGAAGGAATTCGCAACAAATCTCAAGGACACCGAGAATACTTAAATAATCGGCCGTAACCAATAACTCGCAAACGTTATCTCGATTAACGTCCAGCGAACGAAGATAAGCATATTCCAATAACAAATTCATCATCTCGCTGGTAACACCTGGCAAAAGTATATCGGTCTTTTCTCGAGAGTGTAATGTGGTTGTGAATAGTGCTCTGCAATAAAAGTTTTTACAAATTCGACAATCGTAATACGACGAATCTATTCGTGACATGAATCCAAATGACAACTGCCATTGTCCATTTCTGACCTGAAATACGTACTGCAAGCGGACAGGATCGCACGGTGTATTGGAAATACTCCGCCATCTTCTAATCTCAATACGGCGTCGCATAATAGATTATTCTGACGAAAATCGTAAAGCGATTGCATCGCTTGAGTACTCATACATCGACCACCACTTTCGGCGATCAATCGTTGGGTATTCGTGTTACATTCTTCGTTGGTGGCATTGCTATCGCTCATATCCACGTCCATATCAGATATTCGTTAAATATCAGTGTCACGGGAGTCCTCGATGATCGATCAACGGCGATTGATTCAGGTCGAAGGTGTGACTTCGATCGTAAAGATTCTACATaagtgaaaaataatgatcgtCTGATATAATATCCAATAAAAATCGTCTCGTTATGTTAATGtaagaggaaacaaaaaaagtacCTTCGCTTGAgatttaatatgaaaatgatatttctaaTCTACTCACTTCATCGAAattgattgaaaataattgttttcttcttaAGAGAGGTTAGAACTTtgaatttcaattttgttgGCACGTCGACTTGTAACTTATCGATTTTGATAAGTAAACGTGATTAGCGTCACAAACGGTGAACTATGGATATGTGATTAGTTCGGACAAGGTATGATTTTTCGTCACCGATGCGATTCATACGGTCTACAATTTTGTtagaagttttttttcttttttttttcttttttttcttttttttttttttttgacacaCGTGCACGGACGGACGAGAAGACCGGTCACAATGATTAAGGAGAAACTTGAAAGGGTTCGAACTTGTAGTGGGGTGGTGTATTGGGGGTAGGGATGTGGTCGGCTTGGCAAATGGATACAAACTATTTAGTGTGTTTTCAAAAGCGAATAAATGTCGGCTCTGGCTATGACATAGGTCTTACATGTCCGCCGCTTAGTCAAGGACTGTCACTTGACAAATGAGAACCATGTTTACAGAAAGTTTCACGTTGTTCTAGAAGGCCTCGCGTTATAAGAAAATGACGTTAGAATATACGATACATATACGTGCGATAATTTTGATTGAACAATTTAAATTAACGACGATCACGCCGTTTATACAATGAAACATCGgttatatacaatatagaTTTATCCGTTTAAAACTAAATAACGTTACACAACTAAATAactgaattatattttacaataacgatatacgatatatatgtatatatgtacatattacatatacatcgtacatgtatatatacgacacacacacacatatatatatatatatcgaagttCACGTTAAACAACGTGAACATCCTTTTGTActttatattatgaaatataatcataatttctAAATCATAATATCGTCACAATGATCGCACgtctttattatatacgataattACGTGGGTTCGATCGTAACAATATTATTCTGTCTGTCGTTCGGCATTGATCCACTTATCGGACATTGCAATTTGCAACTATTGTCTATAGTAAGCTCGTTACCGTCGATAAATTCCATTCTAATATTTTCGGAATCGTCCTTATGGCTCGTTTGAATTCTCGGAATTTCATGGGTATCACGTTGCCGTTGATCGAACGTATCGAATTtcgaggaaaatatttttgaaccATCGTGATGATAATAAGCCAGAAATACATCACGGAGCATCCAATCAGCAGCCATGTTCGTTACAGTTGGATAAGTGGTTTCTCCTAAGAAATTCGCATTCTCTAAAAACGTAATCCAACTACCAACGAAGGATTCATAAGTCGATCGGACTTTCTCGGTTTTAGGGGtctcgatattttcttctccaaAAATTCTAAAAGTCCAAGTGACCACAGCGAAGGTCATCGCGTTAGTAGGAAATGCACGTAAGATCGTTGAGTTCAAGCCTCTGTAGAGACACATGTAACCTTCGGAACGTACGGATTGTCGATAACAATCAAGGGCCCCGTTATAACGATTATTAGTTTCTGCTTGTATCCGTGATTTGATTACGTCCAACGGATATGATATTACCCATGACGCTGTCCCGGCTAATCCACCAGCTAATAGCATTCGTGGCGTTGATATTGGT
This window of the Vespula vulgaris chromosome 1, iyVesVulg1.1, whole genome shotgun sequence genome carries:
- the LOC127063745 gene encoding mitochondrial basic amino acids transporter-like, whose amino-acid sequence is MALDFAAGCLGGCAGIMVGYPLDTVKVHMQTQDYRNPKYKGTLHCLRTLITKESVFGLYRGMTSPMAGVAVVNAIVFGVYGQTQKHMSDKDRLSYHFLAGAIAGIAQSPISSPIELAKTRMQLQSSTNKTKYSGPVKCLKDIYKKEGYRGVFNGLGITFLREVPSFGVYFLTYEILTQSKEPISTPRMLLAGGLAGTASWVISYPLDVIKSRIQAETNNRYNGALDCYRQSVRSEGYMCLYRGLNSTILRAFPTNAMTFAVVTWTFRIFGEENIETPKTEKVRSTYESFVGSWITFLENANFLGETTYPTVTNMAADWMLRDVFLAYYHHDGSKIFSSKFDTFDQRQRDTHEIPRIQTSHKDDSENIRMEFIDGNELTIDNSCKLQCPISGSMPNDRQNNIVTIEPT